In Macadamia integrifolia cultivar HAES 741 chromosome 13, SCU_Mint_v3, whole genome shotgun sequence, one DNA window encodes the following:
- the LOC122059420 gene encoding uncharacterized protein LOC122059420 isoform X3, translating to MLSLNLPGLFMSPVSSNGFRQWLWCGNMEKNLGMNLGKGFLGVWFTKFRYQLSCHITKEQGSWHRYPCLVEHFVHAHAISFTIPSPLRY from the exons ATGCTCTCTCTTAACCTACCTGGGCTGTTCATGTCTCCAGTGTCGTCGAATG GATTTCGGCAATGGCTCTGGTGTGGCAATATGGAGAAAAATCTGGGAATGAATCTTGGAAAGGGCTTTCTTGGGGTATG GTTCACAAAGTTTCGGTACCAGCTGAGCTGCCACATAACAAAAGAACAAGGCTCGTGGCACAG GTACCCCTGCTTGGTGGAGCATTTTGTGCATGCACATGCCATTTCTTTTACAATTCCGAGTCCCTTGAG
- the LOC122060247 gene encoding probable sodium/metabolite cotransporter BASS5, chloroplastic isoform X4: MFAVGINSREKDFIEAFNRPAEIFVGYVGQFIIKPILGYFFGTIAGTVFHLPTPIGAGIMLTSCVSGAQLSNYATFLTDPSLAPLSIVMTSLSTATAVFVTPSLSLLLIGKRLPVDVKGMISSIMQIVVSPIAAGLLLNRFLPKFCDVIRPILPPLSVFVTALCVGSPLARNIDAVMSPFGVIILLLVIGFHLSSFVAGYALTGLVFQKASNVKALQRTISFETGMQSSLLALALANRFFQDPLVGVPPAISVVIMSLMGFSLVMLWTRKREIPA, from the exons ATGTTTGCTGTTGGAATTAATTCGCGTGAAAAGGATTTTATTGAAGCCTTTAACAGACCTGCTGAGATTTTCGTGGGATATGTTGGTCAGTTCATTATAAAGCCTATCCTTGGATACTTTTTTGGTACAATTGCTGGAACAGTTTTCCATCTCCCAACTCCTATAG GTGCTGGTATTATGTTGACTTCTTGTGTTAGTGGGGCTCAGCTCTCAAATTATGCAACTTTTTTGACGGATCCTTCCTTGGCACCTCTAAGCATTGTTATGACATCATTATCTACTGCCACGGCTGTGTTTGTTACACCATCCTTGTCACTGTTGCTTATTGGGAAAAGGTTGCCCGTTGATGTTAAAGGAATGATCTCCAGTATTATGCAGATTGTAGTGTCACCAATTGCTGCTGGGCTGCTTTTGAATAG GTTTCTTCCCAAGTTTTGTGATGTCATCCGCCCAATATTGCCTCCACTATCAGTGTTTGTGACGGCCCTTTGTGTTGGTTCACCACTGGCAAGAAACATAGATGCTGTTATGTCACCATTCGGAGTAATCATTTTGTTGCTCGTTATTGGATTTCACTTATCATCATTTGTAGCTGGGTATGCCCTTACAGGTCTTGTCTTCCAGAAGGCATCTAATGTGAAAGCCCTGCAAAGAACAATATCCTTTGaaacag GAATGCAAAGCAGTCTTCTAGCTCTTGCACTAGCAAACAGGTTTTTCCAAGATCCACTTGTGGGTGTTCCTCCAGCCATATCT GTTGTGATCATGTCTCTCATGGGATTCTCTCTCGTTATGCTGTGGACCAGGAAGAGAGAAATTCCAGCGTAA
- the LOC122060247 gene encoding probable sodium/metabolite cotransporter BASS5, chloroplastic isoform X3 gives MSMKSQIHLQLPSRQPLFPSSTTLRTLPKDWERKDRKPILLHFLRKCSNTPLILLSAGKSSRSSVGRCLPEKASDSFESSETVHELTQEIIKNESGVLQILKGANSILPHVVFASTVLALVFPPSFTWFTNRYYAPALGFLMFAVGINSREKDFIEAFNRPAEIFVGYVGQFIIKPILGYFFGTIAGTVFHLPTPIGAGIMLTSCVSGAQLSNYATFLTDPSLAPLSIVMTSLSTATAVFVTPSLSLLLIGKRLPVDVKGMISSIMQIVVSPIAAGLLLNRFLPKFCDVIRPILPPLSVFVTALCVGSPLARNIDAVMSPFGVIILLLVIGFHLSSFVAGYALTGLVFQKASNVKALQRTISFETGMQSSLLALALANRFFQDPLVGVPPAISVVIMSLMGFSLVMLWTRKREIPA, from the exons ATGAGTATGAAGAGCCAAATTCACTTGCAGTTGCCGAGTAGGCAGCCgctttttccttcttcaactACTTTGAGGACACTCCCGAAAGATTGGGAACGAAAAGATCGGAAACCTATCCTCCTTCATTTCCTGCGAAAATGCTCCAACACTCCATTAATATTATTGTCAG CAGGTAAGAGCTCCAGATCTTCTGTGGGGAGATGTCTACCAGAAAAAGCTTCTGATTCCTTCGAATCGTCAGAAACAGTCCACGAGCTCACTCAG GAGATCATAAAAAATGAGAGTGGCGTGTTGCAGATTTTAAAGGGAGCGAACTCTATTCTCCCCCATGTAGTCTTTGCAAGTACAGTGTTGGCTCTTGTTTTTCCTCCTTCTTTCACATGGTTTACAAACAG GTACTACGCACCAGCACTTGGATTTTTGATGTTTGCTGTTGGAATTAATTCGCGTGAAAAGGATTTTATTGAAGCCTTTAACAGACCTGCTGAGATTTTCGTGGGATATGTTGGTCAGTTCATTATAAAGCCTATCCTTGGATACTTTTTTGGTACAATTGCTGGAACAGTTTTCCATCTCCCAACTCCTATAG GTGCTGGTATTATGTTGACTTCTTGTGTTAGTGGGGCTCAGCTCTCAAATTATGCAACTTTTTTGACGGATCCTTCCTTGGCACCTCTAAGCATTGTTATGACATCATTATCTACTGCCACGGCTGTGTTTGTTACACCATCCTTGTCACTGTTGCTTATTGGGAAAAGGTTGCCCGTTGATGTTAAAGGAATGATCTCCAGTATTATGCAGATTGTAGTGTCACCAATTGCTGCTGGGCTGCTTTTGAATAG GTTTCTTCCCAAGTTTTGTGATGTCATCCGCCCAATATTGCCTCCACTATCAGTGTTTGTGACGGCCCTTTGTGTTGGTTCACCACTGGCAAGAAACATAGATGCTGTTATGTCACCATTCGGAGTAATCATTTTGTTGCTCGTTATTGGATTTCACTTATCATCATTTGTAGCTGGGTATGCCCTTACAGGTCTTGTCTTCCAGAAGGCATCTAATGTGAAAGCCCTGCAAAGAACAATATCCTTTGaaacag GAATGCAAAGCAGTCTTCTAGCTCTTGCACTAGCAAACAGGTTTTTCCAAGATCCACTTGTGGGTGTTCCTCCAGCCATATCT GTTGTGATCATGTCTCTCATGGGATTCTCTCTCGTTATGCTGTGGACCAGGAAGAGAGAAATTCCAGCGTAA
- the LOC122060247 gene encoding probable sodium/metabolite cotransporter BASS5, chloroplastic isoform X2 codes for MSMKSQIHLQLPSRQPLFPSSTTLRTLPKDWERKDRKPILLHFLRKCSNTPLILLSASNSLHYHGSYCSIPPRKSSRSSVGRCLPEKASDSFESSETVHELTQEIIKNESGVLQILKGANSILPHVVFASTVLALVFPPSFTWFTNRYYAPALGFLMFAVGINSREKDFIEAFNRPAEIFVGYVGQFIIKPILGYFFGTIAGTVFHLPTPIGAGIMLTSCVSGAQLSNYATFLTDPSLAPLSIVMTSLSTATAVFVTPSLSLLLIGKRLPVDVKGMISSIMQIVVSPIAAGLLLNRFLPKFCDVIRPILPPLSVFVTALCVGSPLARNIDAVMSPFGVIILLLVIGFHLSSFVAGYALTGLVFQKASNVKALQRTISFETGMQSSLLALALANRFFQDPLVGVPPAISVVIMSLMGFSLVMLWTRKREIPA; via the exons ATGAGTATGAAGAGCCAAATTCACTTGCAGTTGCCGAGTAGGCAGCCgctttttccttcttcaactACTTTGAGGACACTCCCGAAAGATTGGGAACGAAAAGATCGGAAACCTATCCTCCTTCATTTCCTGCGAAAATGCTCCAACACTCCATTAATATTATTGTCAG CTTCGAATTCTCTACATTACCATGGTTCTTACTGTTCGATTCCCCCAC GTAAGAGCTCCAGATCTTCTGTGGGGAGATGTCTACCAGAAAAAGCTTCTGATTCCTTCGAATCGTCAGAAACAGTCCACGAGCTCACTCAG GAGATCATAAAAAATGAGAGTGGCGTGTTGCAGATTTTAAAGGGAGCGAACTCTATTCTCCCCCATGTAGTCTTTGCAAGTACAGTGTTGGCTCTTGTTTTTCCTCCTTCTTTCACATGGTTTACAAACAG GTACTACGCACCAGCACTTGGATTTTTGATGTTTGCTGTTGGAATTAATTCGCGTGAAAAGGATTTTATTGAAGCCTTTAACAGACCTGCTGAGATTTTCGTGGGATATGTTGGTCAGTTCATTATAAAGCCTATCCTTGGATACTTTTTTGGTACAATTGCTGGAACAGTTTTCCATCTCCCAACTCCTATAG GTGCTGGTATTATGTTGACTTCTTGTGTTAGTGGGGCTCAGCTCTCAAATTATGCAACTTTTTTGACGGATCCTTCCTTGGCACCTCTAAGCATTGTTATGACATCATTATCTACTGCCACGGCTGTGTTTGTTACACCATCCTTGTCACTGTTGCTTATTGGGAAAAGGTTGCCCGTTGATGTTAAAGGAATGATCTCCAGTATTATGCAGATTGTAGTGTCACCAATTGCTGCTGGGCTGCTTTTGAATAG GTTTCTTCCCAAGTTTTGTGATGTCATCCGCCCAATATTGCCTCCACTATCAGTGTTTGTGACGGCCCTTTGTGTTGGTTCACCACTGGCAAGAAACATAGATGCTGTTATGTCACCATTCGGAGTAATCATTTTGTTGCTCGTTATTGGATTTCACTTATCATCATTTGTAGCTGGGTATGCCCTTACAGGTCTTGTCTTCCAGAAGGCATCTAATGTGAAAGCCCTGCAAAGAACAATATCCTTTGaaacag GAATGCAAAGCAGTCTTCTAGCTCTTGCACTAGCAAACAGGTTTTTCCAAGATCCACTTGTGGGTGTTCCTCCAGCCATATCT GTTGTGATCATGTCTCTCATGGGATTCTCTCTCGTTATGCTGTGGACCAGGAAGAGAGAAATTCCAGCGTAA
- the LOC122060247 gene encoding probable sodium/metabolite cotransporter BASS5, chloroplastic isoform X1 — protein sequence MSMKSQIHLQLPSRQPLFPSSTTLRTLPKDWERKDRKPILLHFLRKCSNTPLILLSASNSLHYHGSYCSIPPPGKSSRSSVGRCLPEKASDSFESSETVHELTQEIIKNESGVLQILKGANSILPHVVFASTVLALVFPPSFTWFTNRYYAPALGFLMFAVGINSREKDFIEAFNRPAEIFVGYVGQFIIKPILGYFFGTIAGTVFHLPTPIGAGIMLTSCVSGAQLSNYATFLTDPSLAPLSIVMTSLSTATAVFVTPSLSLLLIGKRLPVDVKGMISSIMQIVVSPIAAGLLLNRFLPKFCDVIRPILPPLSVFVTALCVGSPLARNIDAVMSPFGVIILLLVIGFHLSSFVAGYALTGLVFQKASNVKALQRTISFETGMQSSLLALALANRFFQDPLVGVPPAISVVIMSLMGFSLVMLWTRKREIPA from the exons ATGAGTATGAAGAGCCAAATTCACTTGCAGTTGCCGAGTAGGCAGCCgctttttccttcttcaactACTTTGAGGACACTCCCGAAAGATTGGGAACGAAAAGATCGGAAACCTATCCTCCTTCATTTCCTGCGAAAATGCTCCAACACTCCATTAATATTATTGTCAG CTTCGAATTCTCTACATTACCATGGTTCTTACTGTTCGATTCCCCCAC CAGGTAAGAGCTCCAGATCTTCTGTGGGGAGATGTCTACCAGAAAAAGCTTCTGATTCCTTCGAATCGTCAGAAACAGTCCACGAGCTCACTCAG GAGATCATAAAAAATGAGAGTGGCGTGTTGCAGATTTTAAAGGGAGCGAACTCTATTCTCCCCCATGTAGTCTTTGCAAGTACAGTGTTGGCTCTTGTTTTTCCTCCTTCTTTCACATGGTTTACAAACAG GTACTACGCACCAGCACTTGGATTTTTGATGTTTGCTGTTGGAATTAATTCGCGTGAAAAGGATTTTATTGAAGCCTTTAACAGACCTGCTGAGATTTTCGTGGGATATGTTGGTCAGTTCATTATAAAGCCTATCCTTGGATACTTTTTTGGTACAATTGCTGGAACAGTTTTCCATCTCCCAACTCCTATAG GTGCTGGTATTATGTTGACTTCTTGTGTTAGTGGGGCTCAGCTCTCAAATTATGCAACTTTTTTGACGGATCCTTCCTTGGCACCTCTAAGCATTGTTATGACATCATTATCTACTGCCACGGCTGTGTTTGTTACACCATCCTTGTCACTGTTGCTTATTGGGAAAAGGTTGCCCGTTGATGTTAAAGGAATGATCTCCAGTATTATGCAGATTGTAGTGTCACCAATTGCTGCTGGGCTGCTTTTGAATAG GTTTCTTCCCAAGTTTTGTGATGTCATCCGCCCAATATTGCCTCCACTATCAGTGTTTGTGACGGCCCTTTGTGTTGGTTCACCACTGGCAAGAAACATAGATGCTGTTATGTCACCATTCGGAGTAATCATTTTGTTGCTCGTTATTGGATTTCACTTATCATCATTTGTAGCTGGGTATGCCCTTACAGGTCTTGTCTTCCAGAAGGCATCTAATGTGAAAGCCCTGCAAAGAACAATATCCTTTGaaacag GAATGCAAAGCAGTCTTCTAGCTCTTGCACTAGCAAACAGGTTTTTCCAAGATCCACTTGTGGGTGTTCCTCCAGCCATATCT GTTGTGATCATGTCTCTCATGGGATTCTCTCTCGTTATGCTGTGGACCAGGAAGAGAGAAATTCCAGCGTAA
- the LOC122059374 gene encoding uncharacterized protein LOC122059374 isoform X1 produces MTLEEKTGTPVVPKSIPSPNKEVQAISSHRSNDETSPAKNSVSSKDFIISVARKFSAQPLQNPDPGVWGVLTAISDNARKRPQGINILLTADEHCIGRLVEDKRFQIESKAVSGNHCRIYRRRIITEDVEQPSSLCTVFLKDSSTNGTYVNWEKLKKNSSEVRLQHGDIISFAAPPQHDLSFAFVYRECLNSAPMIDDAVLKRKAEEGFGCESKRLKGIGIGASEGPISLDDVRSLQRSNTELRKQLESHVLTIETMRKENRAVLTQQENEMKELKESVSQSFLDQIKELRHMLEVKQKELAEANSQLAEKQHAMEDLNERLNSSMHSRKDADEIINSQKASISELEARVDDERNQRREEREKAEVDLKAALQKAHSEAQEELKRQSMVASRQQKELQEVISKLQESDKEKSSLIESSRAKLEDFRESLVISEKKVRQLEVQVKEEQKASADGRKNVEKLEHEMKRLRKELESEKQVAREEAWAKVSALELEMAAALHDLSIEKQRFQGAKERIILRETQLRAFYSTTEEISALFGKQQEQLKAMQRTLEDEENYENAYIDTELNASKGTIDGAIVREKAATSHRKNNDEKEGSTASTRRVIRVQIESTSDEVSATEKHDCDIRSQEHQHTQDAECTSADPSVKGGFGSEIEGVGTAPVLEGDPIETERVLGTESPAVDVNFGERNLDLNKCDTLAGDMMQLDNEARLQETGEQIQEICENTQCLPVNDANEVLKTMEDTEADNTIMEDTEAGNTIMEDTEAGNTIRTADLLASEVAGSWAVSTAPSVHGENESPRSSGHSDSVRSNDECAAAQHCSDAQAVGSQILPCSAASATKLSQERQALNEMIKIVAPDYKRLFGSDNAGGSNQEAEVEAFTSGSDTEEGRNRDCKADAGSTSDTDTKEGSDQGGGGNAVDSMDGDNATQEDSLG; encoded by the exons ATGACTCTCGAGGAAAAGACGGGTACTCCAGTGGTTCCGAAGTCGATTCCAAGCCCTAATAAGGAAGTTCAAGCGATTTCATCTCACCGGAGCAACGATGAAACTTCTCCTGCTAAAAATAGTGTCTCTTCCAAGGATTTCATCATCTCAGTCGCTCGCAAGTTCTCCGCTCAACCTCTCCAGAATCCCGACCCTGGTGTCTGGGGTGTCCTCACCGCTATTTCCGACAATGCTCGGAAGAGGCCACAG GGTATAAATATTCTTCTGACAGCTGACGAGCACTGCATCGGTCGGTTAGTAGAGGACAAGCGTTTTCAGATTGAATCAAAAGCTGTAAGTGGAAATCATTGCAGAATATATAGGAGGAGGATCATCACTGAAGATGTGGAACAGCCATCCAGCCTTTGTACTGTCTTTTTGAAAGATTCCAG CACTAATGGAACGTATGTTAACTGGGAAAAGCTGAAAAAGAATAGCTCTGAAGTAAGGCTCCAACATGGAGATATTATATCTTTTGCTGCACCTCCTCAGCATG ATCTGTCTTTCGCGTTTGTTTATAGAGAGTGTCTTAACTCTGCTCCTATGATAGATGATGCAGTTTTGAAAAGAAAAGCAG AGGAGGGATTTGGATGTGAAAGCAAGAGGTTGAAAGGTATAGGTATTGGTGCATCTGAGGGTCCTATTTCTCTTGATGATGTTAGAAGCCTTCAGAGATCAAACACG GAGTTGAGGAAGCAATTGGAATCTCATGTTCTTACTATTGAAACAATGCGAAAAGAAAATCGAGCAGTTCTTACTCAGCAGGAAAAC GAGATGAAGGAGCTGAAAGAATCAGTATCACAATCTTTCCTTGATCAAATTAAAGAGTTGCGCCATATGTTGGAGGTGAAGCAAAAGGAGCTAGCTGAGGCCAATTCCCAATTGGCTGAAAAGCAACATGCTATGGAGGACCTTAATGAAAGACTTAATTCATCTATGCACTCTCGTAAAGATGCTGATGAAATAATCAATAG TCAAAAGGCATCTATATCTGAACTTGAGGCACGGGTAGATGATGAGAGAAATCAGAGGAGGGAAGAACGGGAAAAGGCTGAAGTGGATCTAAAAGCTGCATTGCAGAAAGCTCACTCAGAGGCCCAAGAGGAATTGAAAAGACAGTCCATGGTTGCCTCAAGACAACAAAAAGAGCTGCAAGAAGTTATCAGCAAACTTCAG GAATCAGATAAAGAAAAAAGTTCACTCATAGAATCTTCAAGAGCCAAGCTG GAAGACTTCAGGGAAAGCTTGGTCATTTCTGAAAAGAAAGTTCGTCAGCTAGAAGTGCAAGTTAAGGAAGAGCAGAAAGCCTCTGCAGACGGCAGAAAA AACGTTGAAAAGCTGGAGCATGAAATGAAAAGATTGAGGAAAGAACTTGAAAGTGAGAAG CAGGTAGCTCGAGAAGAAGCGTGGGCTAAGGTTTCTGCCCTTGAGCTTGAAATGGCTGCTGCACTTCATGACCTCTCCATTGAGAAACAGAGGTTTCAAGGTGCCAAGGAAAGGATTATTCTCCG GGAAACACAGCTACGAGCATTTTATTCTACAACAGAGGAGATTTCTGCTCTCTTTGGAAAGCAGCAGGAACAGCTAAAGGCAATGCAGAGGACTTTGGAAGATGAAGAGAATTATGAGAATGCATATATCGATACTGAACTCAATGCTTCGAAAGGAACCATAGATGGTGCTATTGTCAGAGAAAAAGCAGCAACATCTCATCGAAAAAATAATGATGAAAAAGAAGGCTCCACTGCTTCAACACGGAGAGTTATCAGAGTCCAGATTGAGAGTACAAGTGATGAAGTAAGTGCAACGGAGAAGCATGACTGTGATATCAGAAGCCAAGAACATCAACACACCCAAGATGCAGAATGCACTAGTGCTGATCCCTCTGTCAAGGGAGGTTTTGGTTCTGAAATTGAGGGTGTTGGCACAGCACCTGTTCTTGAAGGAGATCCAATTGAAACTGAGAGAGTGCTTGGCACTGAGAGTCCTGCTGTTGATGTCAACTTTGGTGAACGAAATCTCGATTTGAACAAATGCGACACTTTAGCTGGGGATATGATGCAGCTTGACAATGAAGCGCGGTTGCAAGAAACCGGAGAGCAGATTCAAGAGATTTGTGAGAATACTCAATGCTTACCAGTGAATGACGCGAACGAGGTTttgaaaaccatggaagatacaGAAGCAGACAATACAATCATGGAAGATACAGAAGCTGGCAATACAATTATGGAAGATACAGAAGCTGGCAATACAATCAGAACAGCAGATCTTTTGGCTTCTGAAGTTGCAGGGAGCTGGGCAGTCAGCACAGCTCCTTCTGTTCATGGAGAAAATGAATCTCCAAGGAGTAGTGGGCATAGTGACAGTGTAAGGAGTAACGATGAGTGTGCAGCAGCTCAGCACTGTTCTGATGCCCAGGCAGTGGGGAGTCAGATTCTACCATGTTCTGCTGCTTCAGCCACCAAATTGAGTCAGGAGCGTCAGGCACTGAATGAAATGATCAAAATTGTTGCTCCGGATTACAAGCGCTTGTTTGGCAGTGATAACGCTGGTGGTTCCAATCAAGAGGCTGAAGTTGAAGCTTTTACTTcgggttcagatactgaggaaGGCCGCAACCGTGATTGTAAAGCTGATGCTGGGTCTACTTCAGACACTGATACCAAGGAAGGTTCAGACCAAGGTGGTGGGGGTAATGCGGTTGATTCAATGGATGGTGACAATGCTACACAGGAAGACTCTCTTGGGTAG
- the LOC122059374 gene encoding uncharacterized protein LOC122059374 isoform X2 has translation MTLEEKTGTPVVPKSIPSPNKEVQAISSHRSNDETSPAKNSVSSKDFIISVARKFSAQPLQNPDPGVWGVLTAISDNARKRPQGINILLTADEHCIGRLVEDKRFQIESKAVSGNHCRIYRRRIITEDVEQPSSLCTVFLKDSSTNGTYVNWEKLKKNSSEVRLQHGDIISFAAPPQHDLSFAFVYRECLNSAPMIDDAVLKRKAEEGFGCESKRLKGIGIGASEGPISLDDVRSLQRSNTELRKQLESHVLTIETMRKENRAVLTQQENEMKELKESVSQSFLDQIKELRHMLEVKQKELAEANSQLAEKQHAMEDLNERLNSSMHSRKDADEIINSQKASISELEARVDDERNQRREEREKAEVDLKAALQKAHSEAQEELKRQSMVASRQQKELQEVISKLQESDKEKSSLIESSRAKLEDFRESLVISEKKVRQLEVQVKEEQKASADGRKNVEKLEHEMKRLRKELESEKVAREEAWAKVSALELEMAAALHDLSIEKQRFQGAKERIILRETQLRAFYSTTEEISALFGKQQEQLKAMQRTLEDEENYENAYIDTELNASKGTIDGAIVREKAATSHRKNNDEKEGSTASTRRVIRVQIESTSDEVSATEKHDCDIRSQEHQHTQDAECTSADPSVKGGFGSEIEGVGTAPVLEGDPIETERVLGTESPAVDVNFGERNLDLNKCDTLAGDMMQLDNEARLQETGEQIQEICENTQCLPVNDANEVLKTMEDTEADNTIMEDTEAGNTIMEDTEAGNTIRTADLLASEVAGSWAVSTAPSVHGENESPRSSGHSDSVRSNDECAAAQHCSDAQAVGSQILPCSAASATKLSQERQALNEMIKIVAPDYKRLFGSDNAGGSNQEAEVEAFTSGSDTEEGRNRDCKADAGSTSDTDTKEGSDQGGGGNAVDSMDGDNATQEDSLG, from the exons ATGACTCTCGAGGAAAAGACGGGTACTCCAGTGGTTCCGAAGTCGATTCCAAGCCCTAATAAGGAAGTTCAAGCGATTTCATCTCACCGGAGCAACGATGAAACTTCTCCTGCTAAAAATAGTGTCTCTTCCAAGGATTTCATCATCTCAGTCGCTCGCAAGTTCTCCGCTCAACCTCTCCAGAATCCCGACCCTGGTGTCTGGGGTGTCCTCACCGCTATTTCCGACAATGCTCGGAAGAGGCCACAG GGTATAAATATTCTTCTGACAGCTGACGAGCACTGCATCGGTCGGTTAGTAGAGGACAAGCGTTTTCAGATTGAATCAAAAGCTGTAAGTGGAAATCATTGCAGAATATATAGGAGGAGGATCATCACTGAAGATGTGGAACAGCCATCCAGCCTTTGTACTGTCTTTTTGAAAGATTCCAG CACTAATGGAACGTATGTTAACTGGGAAAAGCTGAAAAAGAATAGCTCTGAAGTAAGGCTCCAACATGGAGATATTATATCTTTTGCTGCACCTCCTCAGCATG ATCTGTCTTTCGCGTTTGTTTATAGAGAGTGTCTTAACTCTGCTCCTATGATAGATGATGCAGTTTTGAAAAGAAAAGCAG AGGAGGGATTTGGATGTGAAAGCAAGAGGTTGAAAGGTATAGGTATTGGTGCATCTGAGGGTCCTATTTCTCTTGATGATGTTAGAAGCCTTCAGAGATCAAACACG GAGTTGAGGAAGCAATTGGAATCTCATGTTCTTACTATTGAAACAATGCGAAAAGAAAATCGAGCAGTTCTTACTCAGCAGGAAAAC GAGATGAAGGAGCTGAAAGAATCAGTATCACAATCTTTCCTTGATCAAATTAAAGAGTTGCGCCATATGTTGGAGGTGAAGCAAAAGGAGCTAGCTGAGGCCAATTCCCAATTGGCTGAAAAGCAACATGCTATGGAGGACCTTAATGAAAGACTTAATTCATCTATGCACTCTCGTAAAGATGCTGATGAAATAATCAATAG TCAAAAGGCATCTATATCTGAACTTGAGGCACGGGTAGATGATGAGAGAAATCAGAGGAGGGAAGAACGGGAAAAGGCTGAAGTGGATCTAAAAGCTGCATTGCAGAAAGCTCACTCAGAGGCCCAAGAGGAATTGAAAAGACAGTCCATGGTTGCCTCAAGACAACAAAAAGAGCTGCAAGAAGTTATCAGCAAACTTCAG GAATCAGATAAAGAAAAAAGTTCACTCATAGAATCTTCAAGAGCCAAGCTG GAAGACTTCAGGGAAAGCTTGGTCATTTCTGAAAAGAAAGTTCGTCAGCTAGAAGTGCAAGTTAAGGAAGAGCAGAAAGCCTCTGCAGACGGCAGAAAA AACGTTGAAAAGCTGGAGCATGAAATGAAAAGATTGAGGAAAGAACTTGAAAGTGAGAAG GTAGCTCGAGAAGAAGCGTGGGCTAAGGTTTCTGCCCTTGAGCTTGAAATGGCTGCTGCACTTCATGACCTCTCCATTGAGAAACAGAGGTTTCAAGGTGCCAAGGAAAGGATTATTCTCCG GGAAACACAGCTACGAGCATTTTATTCTACAACAGAGGAGATTTCTGCTCTCTTTGGAAAGCAGCAGGAACAGCTAAAGGCAATGCAGAGGACTTTGGAAGATGAAGAGAATTATGAGAATGCATATATCGATACTGAACTCAATGCTTCGAAAGGAACCATAGATGGTGCTATTGTCAGAGAAAAAGCAGCAACATCTCATCGAAAAAATAATGATGAAAAAGAAGGCTCCACTGCTTCAACACGGAGAGTTATCAGAGTCCAGATTGAGAGTACAAGTGATGAAGTAAGTGCAACGGAGAAGCATGACTGTGATATCAGAAGCCAAGAACATCAACACACCCAAGATGCAGAATGCACTAGTGCTGATCCCTCTGTCAAGGGAGGTTTTGGTTCTGAAATTGAGGGTGTTGGCACAGCACCTGTTCTTGAAGGAGATCCAATTGAAACTGAGAGAGTGCTTGGCACTGAGAGTCCTGCTGTTGATGTCAACTTTGGTGAACGAAATCTCGATTTGAACAAATGCGACACTTTAGCTGGGGATATGATGCAGCTTGACAATGAAGCGCGGTTGCAAGAAACCGGAGAGCAGATTCAAGAGATTTGTGAGAATACTCAATGCTTACCAGTGAATGACGCGAACGAGGTTttgaaaaccatggaagatacaGAAGCAGACAATACAATCATGGAAGATACAGAAGCTGGCAATACAATTATGGAAGATACAGAAGCTGGCAATACAATCAGAACAGCAGATCTTTTGGCTTCTGAAGTTGCAGGGAGCTGGGCAGTCAGCACAGCTCCTTCTGTTCATGGAGAAAATGAATCTCCAAGGAGTAGTGGGCATAGTGACAGTGTAAGGAGTAACGATGAGTGTGCAGCAGCTCAGCACTGTTCTGATGCCCAGGCAGTGGGGAGTCAGATTCTACCATGTTCTGCTGCTTCAGCCACCAAATTGAGTCAGGAGCGTCAGGCACTGAATGAAATGATCAAAATTGTTGCTCCGGATTACAAGCGCTTGTTTGGCAGTGATAACGCTGGTGGTTCCAATCAAGAGGCTGAAGTTGAAGCTTTTACTTcgggttcagatactgaggaaGGCCGCAACCGTGATTGTAAAGCTGATGCTGGGTCTACTTCAGACACTGATACCAAGGAAGGTTCAGACCAAGGTGGTGGGGGTAATGCGGTTGATTCAATGGATGGTGACAATGCTACACAGGAAGACTCTCTTGGGTAG